One window of Phycisphaeraceae bacterium genomic DNA carries:
- a CDS encoding S8 family serine peptidase, whose protein sequence is MQQRLHRAVSAASLILIVAGTSAVLPANASDITSARPAAGAAARPAFAEVPGKMEFSGQLTVRPRQDLNAERSQGARARLDGMILKHYPEVDEYIVRVPEMNGPRGVAENQIIADLMSTGDYQYVEPNWICYPASTPADPLFTSQWHHHMMESQAAWNLLIGSPSVVVAVTDTGILTTHADLTNRVPGFNAVDDLAEVDGGLMDDVNGHGTHVAGCAAPANDNGIGVAGPGWGLGVMMIRVSNAAGGGAFLDDITQGARWAIDNGAVSASSSYTGVQSSTVETSGAYIRSRGGLYLYAADNSNTNHSSWDHPNVLVVGASNQSDGKADFSSYGLGVDLFAPGVSILSTTRDGNYGFASGTSMATPVANGVVGMMFAANPSLSPDHLEYLLSRTCQDWGPAGEDELNGWGRINMRRAVEAALASASQSPPIVIDEVATLSVMGSTTIDVLANDLDPNMESITIGLFQSTTSLGATVTRSVGTGPGGRDQLTYTASAVAGHDSFEYTVVDPHGNVSIGKVSVDVRDASGMRVPENPETTIPGVRTRYYVTNDVSILPPFDWIPSYTQDTLANINIPSTGGNFSTSGRADNVGAVYNAYITVPTTGTYTLSTNSDDGSKLWIGHNLVVNNDGLHGMVTVSGNIGLQAGTHKIRAEFFERGGGAGMIVLISGPGISNQPIPPSMWTRLCPSDANQDGTVDIMDFLAFMDAFGDCDGLESPCRKFGVDADINADGEIDILDFLDFFSWFGTGC, encoded by the coding sequence ATGCAGCAGCGTCTCCACCGCGCCGTCTCGGCCGCATCGCTCATCCTCATCGTCGCCGGCACTTCCGCAGTTCTCCCCGCGAACGCCTCCGACATCACCTCCGCGCGCCCCGCAGCAGGAGCTGCCGCGCGTCCGGCGTTCGCCGAAGTACCCGGCAAGATGGAGTTCTCCGGTCAGCTCACCGTTCGCCCGAGGCAGGATCTCAACGCAGAGCGCAGCCAGGGCGCCCGCGCACGCCTGGATGGCATGATCCTCAAGCACTACCCCGAAGTTGATGAGTACATCGTTCGCGTGCCCGAAATGAACGGACCACGTGGCGTGGCCGAGAACCAGATCATCGCCGATCTGATGTCCACCGGCGACTACCAGTACGTCGAGCCGAACTGGATCTGCTATCCCGCATCGACACCCGCCGATCCGCTCTTCACGTCCCAGTGGCACCATCACATGATGGAGTCGCAGGCCGCGTGGAATCTGCTGATCGGCTCGCCCTCTGTCGTTGTTGCGGTGACCGACACCGGCATCCTCACCACGCACGCCGACCTGACGAACCGCGTACCGGGGTTCAACGCGGTGGACGATCTCGCGGAGGTTGACGGCGGGTTGATGGACGATGTCAACGGCCACGGCACACACGTCGCCGGCTGTGCCGCGCCCGCCAACGACAACGGCATCGGCGTCGCGGGCCCTGGCTGGGGACTCGGCGTGATGATGATCCGTGTCAGCAACGCAGCGGGCGGCGGTGCGTTCCTCGACGACATCACGCAGGGCGCACGCTGGGCGATAGATAACGGCGCGGTCTCCGCCAGCAGCAGCTACACCGGCGTTCAGTCGTCCACCGTCGAGACCAGCGGCGCATACATCCGCTCCCGAGGCGGGCTCTACCTCTACGCCGCTGACAACTCCAACACCAACCACTCCTCATGGGATCATCCGAACGTCCTCGTCGTGGGCGCGAGCAACCAGTCGGATGGCAAGGCGGACTTCTCTTCGTATGGCCTTGGCGTTGATCTCTTCGCGCCCGGCGTCAGCATCCTCAGCACAACGCGCGACGGCAACTACGGCTTCGCGAGCGGCACCAGCATGGCAACGCCCGTCGCGAACGGCGTGGTCGGCATGATGTTTGCCGCCAACCCCTCGCTCTCTCCCGATCATCTCGAGTACCTGCTCTCTCGCACCTGCCAGGATTGGGGTCCGGCCGGAGAGGACGAGCTCAACGGCTGGGGACGGATCAACATGCGTCGGGCTGTCGAAGCCGCGCTCGCGAGCGCGTCGCAGTCGCCGCCCATCGTCATTGATGAGGTCGCGACGCTCTCGGTCATGGGCTCGACCACGATCGATGTGCTTGCCAACGACCTCGATCCCAACATGGAGTCGATCACGATCGGCTTGTTCCAGTCCACCACATCGCTCGGCGCGACCGTGACCCGCTCGGTCGGCACAGGCCCGGGCGGACGCGACCAACTCACCTACACCGCATCCGCAGTGGCCGGACACGATTCGTTCGAGTACACCGTGGTCGATCCGCACGGAAATGTCTCGATCGGCAAGGTCTCGGTCGATGTCCGCGATGCCTCCGGCATGCGCGTCCCCGAGAACCCCGAGACGACCATCCCCGGTGTGCGCACCCGCTACTACGTGACCAACGACGTCTCGATCCTGCCGCCGTTTGACTGGATCCCGTCGTACACGCAGGACACGCTCGCGAACATCAACATCCCCTCGACCGGCGGCAACTTCAGCACCAGCGGCAGGGCAGACAACGTCGGCGCGGTCTACAACGCCTACATCACCGTGCCCACCACAGGCACCTACACCCTGAGCACCAACTCCGATGACGGCTCGAAACTCTGGATCGGGCACAATCTTGTCGTCAACAACGACGGGCTCCACGGCATGGTGACAGTCTCAGGGAACATCGGGCTCCAGGCCGGCACGCACAAGATCCGCGCAGAGTTCTTCGAGCGGGGCGGTGGCGCGGGCATGATCGTCCTGATCTCCGGCCCCGGCATCTCCAACCAACCGATCCCGCCCTCGATGTGGACGCGCCTCTGCCCCTCCGACGCCAACCAGGACGGCACGGTCGACATCATGGACTTCCTCGCGTTCATGGACGCCTTCGGCGATTGCGACGGGCTCGAAAGCCCCTGCCGCAAGTTCGGCGTCGATGCGGATATCAACGCCGACGGCGAGATCGACATCCTCGACTTCCTCGATTTCTTCTCTTGGTTCGGCACCGGATGCTGA
- a CDS encoding tetratricopeptide repeat protein, producing the protein MSNSAMDMVIGAGSAKNAEQAVKHIRAAEQLALAGDKVGAVAEYRRALASDATNVDAMFQLAYLLDQMGEEDEAMSLYETVCDRPPAAINALINLAVMYEDMGDYVRAERCLRQVLETNPNHPRARLYMKDVQAAREMVIEEEDTRDVMKRRALYDTPVTDFELSVRARTCLKKMNIRTLGDLLRITEAELLAYKNFGESSLVEIRKMLQAKGLRLGQGLEDAHRAARRQIMEQLKGSGREAVMAKSVSDLQLSVRARKALQLLNIQTLGDLASHTEAELMGVKNFGATSLVEVKERLAEHGMSLRALDA; encoded by the coding sequence ATGAGCAACAGCGCGATGGACATGGTCATCGGTGCGGGCAGTGCGAAGAACGCCGAGCAGGCGGTCAAGCACATCAGAGCTGCGGAGCAGCTCGCGCTTGCGGGCGACAAGGTCGGTGCGGTGGCGGAGTATCGCCGGGCCCTTGCTTCGGACGCGACGAACGTGGATGCGATGTTCCAGCTCGCGTATCTGCTCGATCAGATGGGCGAGGAAGACGAGGCGATGTCTCTGTACGAGACGGTGTGCGACAGGCCGCCGGCCGCGATCAACGCGCTCATCAATCTCGCCGTGATGTACGAGGATATGGGCGACTACGTGCGGGCCGAGCGGTGCCTGCGTCAGGTGCTCGAGACGAACCCGAACCACCCCCGGGCGCGGCTCTACATGAAGGATGTCCAGGCGGCTCGTGAGATGGTGATCGAGGAAGAGGACACCCGCGACGTGATGAAGCGTCGCGCACTCTACGACACACCCGTGACGGACTTCGAGCTCTCGGTCAGGGCGCGAACCTGCCTCAAGAAGATGAACATCCGCACGCTCGGCGATCTGCTCCGGATCACCGAGGCGGAGTTGCTGGCGTACAAGAACTTCGGCGAGTCTTCGCTCGTTGAGATCCGCAAGATGCTCCAGGCCAAGGGGCTGCGGCTCGGCCAGGGGCTTGAGGATGCCCACCGTGCGGCACGCCGCCAGATCATGGAGCAGCTCAAGGGCTCCGGGCGCGAGGCGGTCATGGCCAAGTCGGTCTCCGATCTCCAGCTCTCGGTCCGTGCCCGTAAGGCATTGCAGCTGCTGAACATCCAGACGCTCGGCGACCTCGCCAGCCACACCGAAGCGGAACTGATGGGCGTCAAGAACTTCGGCGCAACATCGCTCGTCGAGGTGAAGGAGCGTCTGGCCGAGCACGGCATGTCGCTGAGGGCATTGGACGCCTGA
- a CDS encoding MATE family efflux transporter: MEGVPTSLGGGRERSPLMEMLAIAAPVVATMTSYTLMQFVDGLMVSRIGPDPIYVAAQGNGGVAAFVPISLVMGLITVVNTYVSQNLGAGRPERGAAYAWAGLWMCLLAWVALMLPFAAVIPFALERLSNHSDELLRMESAYARILLTGAIFTISARCVAQYFYGMHKPMIVLVAVLAGNAVNLVANSVLIFGPEQSITGGVLGAWFGMTADFADAMGIPRLGVNGAAISTVLGTIVELAIPMAIFLGRRMNALYGTRRACRLSIAHVRDIARIGWPGALMFGNEMICWSYLMAVLIGHFGEVHNTAGWIALRYMHLAFMPAIGISIAVTAQVGKCMGMKRPDLAVKRTMLGLGMTLGYMGVCALGFVLFRYQAIELFVEPTMDASQREELIAIGSRVMIAAAIFQLFDALGITMIGALRGAGDTIWPGVATIILAWVCIVGGGHLAIEAFPSLGSLGPWIGASSYIILLGVAVCFRFVQGKWKRIDLLRRANGPETPVDPAKTEKASVPVDQ; the protein is encoded by the coding sequence ATGGAAGGTGTGCCGACGAGTCTGGGCGGCGGGCGTGAGCGTTCGCCCTTGATGGAGATGCTGGCGATCGCCGCGCCCGTGGTGGCGACGATGACCTCGTACACGCTGATGCAGTTTGTGGATGGGCTAATGGTCTCGCGGATCGGGCCGGACCCGATCTACGTGGCGGCCCAGGGGAACGGGGGCGTCGCGGCGTTCGTTCCGATCTCGCTCGTCATGGGCCTGATCACGGTCGTGAACACATACGTGTCGCAGAACCTCGGGGCGGGGCGACCCGAGCGCGGCGCGGCGTACGCGTGGGCGGGGCTCTGGATGTGCCTGCTGGCTTGGGTCGCGCTGATGCTGCCGTTCGCGGCGGTGATCCCGTTCGCGCTCGAGCGGCTGTCGAACCACTCCGATGAGTTGCTGCGAATGGAGTCGGCGTACGCACGGATCCTGCTTACCGGCGCGATCTTCACGATCAGCGCGCGGTGCGTGGCGCAATACTTCTATGGAATGCACAAGCCGATGATCGTGCTTGTGGCGGTGCTGGCGGGGAACGCGGTCAATCTGGTTGCGAACAGCGTGCTGATCTTCGGACCCGAGCAGTCGATCACCGGGGGCGTGCTGGGCGCGTGGTTCGGCATGACGGCCGATTTCGCCGACGCGATGGGAATCCCGCGGCTGGGCGTGAACGGCGCGGCGATCTCGACGGTGCTGGGCACGATCGTTGAACTGGCGATCCCGATGGCGATCTTCCTCGGGAGACGGATGAACGCGCTATACGGCACGAGGCGGGCGTGCCGTCTCTCGATCGCCCACGTGCGCGACATCGCTCGCATCGGCTGGCCCGGCGCGCTGATGTTCGGGAATGAGATGATCTGCTGGTCGTACCTGATGGCGGTGCTGATCGGCCACTTCGGAGAGGTGCACAACACCGCGGGGTGGATCGCGCTGCGGTACATGCACCTGGCGTTCATGCCGGCGATCGGGATCTCGATCGCCGTGACCGCCCAGGTCGGGAAGTGCATGGGGATGAAGCGCCCGGACCTTGCCGTGAAACGGACGATGCTCGGGCTCGGGATGACGCTGGGTTACATGGGGGTGTGCGCGCTGGGGTTCGTGTTGTTCCGGTATCAGGCGATCGAGCTCTTTGTCGAGCCGACCATGGACGCCTCACAACGCGAGGAACTCATTGCCATCGGCTCACGCGTGATGATCGCGGCGGCAATCTTCCAGTTGTTCGATGCGCTCGGCATCACGATGATCGGCGCGCTGCGTGGAGCCGGAGACACCATCTGGCCCGGGGTGGCGACCATCATCCTCGCCTGGGTGTGCATCGTCGGGGGCGGGCATCTGGCAATCGAAGCTTTCCCGTCTCTCGGCTCGCTCGGACCCTGGATCGGAGCTTCGTCGTACATCATCCTGCTGGGCGTGGCGGTCTGCTTCAGATTCGTGCAGGGAAAGTGGAAGCGGATCGATCTCCTCCGCCGTGCGAACGGCCCGGAGACCCCGGTTGATCCGGCAAAAACTGAGAAGGCGTCGGTCCCGGTCGACCAATAA
- the pdxA gene encoding 4-hydroxythreonine-4-phosphate dehydrogenase PdxA produces the protein MPSPSAQTQRPVLAISMGDPGGIGAEVVVKALADPTRRGRARHRVYGSSAAMLEAARGAGIEPYWVRVPRARAHALPHVLGTGGPDVVLVDSDGLDDAGLEAKPPPLTVHERRSTAAGGALSFQYVEDAIADAKRVPGDPLRADAIVTTPISKEAWALAGHGEFPGHTELLAARLGAERAAMMFEAEPLRVVLVTTHIPLSEVARAVTAERVLDVIEMGHEACVRLGIAKPRLAVCGLNPHAGEHGLLGDDEQRVIVPAMERARAKGIDVLGPFPGDTVFNAAVKRPPRYDMVVAMYHDQGLIPVKLLAFDRAVNVTLGLPTVRTSPDHGTAFDIAGRNLADPGSMGAAIDQAVRMAGRMSGSE, from the coding sequence ATGCCCTCTCCATCCGCCCAAACTCAGCGGCCTGTTCTTGCGATCTCCATGGGAGATCCGGGCGGCATCGGCGCGGAGGTGGTGGTGAAGGCGCTGGCGGATCCGACGCGGCGCGGGAGAGCGCGGCATCGGGTGTATGGGTCGTCGGCCGCGATGCTGGAGGCGGCGCGGGGCGCGGGGATCGAGCCGTACTGGGTGCGTGTGCCGCGTGCGAGGGCTCACGCTTTGCCGCATGTGTTGGGAACCGGCGGGCCGGACGTGGTGCTTGTGGATTCGGATGGGTTGGATGATGCGGGTCTGGAGGCCAAGCCGCCCCCCCTCACCGTGCATGAGCGGCGGTCGACGGCGGCGGGCGGTGCGCTGTCGTTCCAGTATGTGGAGGATGCGATCGCGGATGCGAAGCGGGTGCCGGGCGATCCGTTGCGGGCAGACGCCATCGTGACCACGCCGATCAGCAAGGAGGCGTGGGCCTTGGCGGGACATGGTGAGTTCCCGGGGCACACAGAGCTCTTGGCGGCGCGGCTTGGGGCGGAGCGTGCGGCGATGATGTTCGAGGCGGAGCCGCTGCGGGTGGTGCTGGTGACGACGCACATTCCGCTGTCGGAGGTGGCGCGGGCGGTGACGGCAGAGCGGGTTCTGGATGTGATCGAGATGGGGCACGAGGCGTGCGTGCGGCTCGGGATCGCGAAGCCCCGGCTGGCCGTGTGCGGGTTGAACCCACACGCGGGAGAGCACGGGCTGCTCGGGGATGATGAGCAACGGGTGATCGTGCCGGCGATGGAGCGAGCGCGGGCGAAGGGGATTGATGTTCTTGGGCCGTTTCCGGGGGACACGGTCTTCAACGCGGCGGTCAAGAGGCCCCCGCGGTACGACATGGTGGTGGCGATGTACCACGACCAGGGGTTGATTCCGGTGAAGTTGCTCGCGTTTGATCGCGCGGTGAACGTGACGCTGGGGCTGCCTACGGTCCGAACCAGTCCGGATCATGGGACGGCGTTCGATATTGCGGGGCGGAATCTCGCGGATCCCGGGAGCATGGGCGCGGCGATCGATCAGGCGGTTCGGATGGCTGGTCGGATGTCGGGCTCAGAGTGA